Proteins encoded by one window of Sediminicoccus rosea:
- a CDS encoding cytochrome b: MSGTPERWSRPQRRLHAWGAVLVVLTLALSLAMVALPMSQLLAKFLAYQLHKTFGLLVLIVTLARLGFRLARPAPVLTGLSPGRQRAARWGQGVLYALLLVVPLLGYLTAQAAAGPVPTTLFLVIPVPHLLDPDPALYAWLRPTHQIAAWSLIVLAAAHASLALWHHRQGLPVLGRIWG, from the coding sequence GTGAGCGGCACGCCCGAACGCTGGTCCCGCCCGCAGCGGCGTCTGCACGCCTGGGGGGCGGTGCTGGTGGTGCTGACGCTGGCGCTCTCGCTGGCCATGGTGGCGCTGCCCATGTCGCAGCTGCTGGCGAAGTTCCTGGCCTATCAGCTGCACAAGACCTTCGGCCTGCTGGTGCTCATCGTGACGCTGGCACGGCTCGGCTTCCGGCTGGCGCGGCCGGCGCCGGTCCTCACGGGGCTTTCGCCCGGGCGGCAGCGCGCGGCGCGCTGGGGGCAGGGGGTGCTTTATGCGCTGCTGCTGGTGGTGCCGCTGCTGGGATACCTGACGGCCCAGGCGGCGGCGGGGCCGGTGCCGACCACGCTGTTCCTGGTGATCCCGGTGCCGCATCTGCTGGACCCCGATCCTGCGCTCTATGCCTGGCTCCGCCCCACCCACCAGATCGCGGCCTGGAGCCTGATTGTGCTTGCGGCCGCACACGCCTCCCTTGCGCTGTGGCATCATCGGCAGGGCCTGCCGGTGCTGGGGCGCATCTGGGGTTAG
- a CDS encoding YceI family protein, translating to MIRRRALLALAALPALPAQGQTRTRYVFDQSVGRIGFSARHLGLFTSQGQFDRFQATLLINPDNPQNASVECVVETGEVSIPFPGATDLLRSEAYFDVARHPTARFAGEANGLTEAGGFPIAGQLAVRGITRPFRMTARLIEREGGVARFQAEGEMRRGEFGMVADRTLISDAIRLSVDVRIAV from the coding sequence GTGATTCGTCGCCGCGCCCTGCTGGCCCTTGCTGCCCTGCCCGCCCTGCCGGCGCAGGGTCAGACCCGCACGCGCTATGTGTTCGACCAGAGCGTTGGCCGCATCGGCTTTTCCGCGCGCCATCTCGGTCTGTTTACCTCGCAGGGGCAATTCGACCGTTTCCAGGCGACCCTGCTGATCAATCCGGATAACCCGCAGAACGCCTCGGTGGAATGCGTGGTCGAGACGGGGGAGGTCAGCATCCCCTTTCCCGGCGCGACCGACCTGCTCCGCTCCGAGGCCTATTTCGACGTGGCCCGCCACCCCACCGCGCGCTTCGCCGGCGAGGCCAATGGCCTGACCGAGGCGGGGGGCTTTCCCATCGCCGGGCAATTGGCCGTGCGTGGCATCACCCGCCCCTTCCGCATGACCGCGCGCCTGATCGAGCGCGAGGGCGGCGTCGCGCGCTTCCAGGCGGAGGGCGAGATGCGCCGGGGCGAATTCGGCATGGTGGCGGACCGCACGCTGATCTCGGACGCGATCCGGCTCAGCGTGGATGTGCGGATCGCGGTGTGA
- the rpsO gene encoding 30S ribosomal protein S15, with protein MSITAERRAALILEYATKPGDTGSPEVQVAILSERISNLTEHLKTHAKDFHSRRGLLVMVGQRRGLLDYVKRKDKARYDALIARLGLRR; from the coding sequence ATGTCGATCACCGCTGAGCGCCGCGCGGCGCTCATTCTCGAATACGCGACCAAGCCCGGCGATACCGGCAGCCCCGAAGTGCAGGTGGCCATCCTCTCCGAGCGGATCTCCAACCTGACCGAGCACCTGAAGACCCACGCGAAGGATTTCCATTCGCGCCGCGGCCTCCTCGTGATGGTCGGCCAGCGCCGTGGCCTGCTGGACTATGTGAAGCGCAAGGACAAGGCGCGCTACGACGCCCTGATCGCCCGCCTCGGCCTGCGCCGCTGA